Proteins from a genomic interval of Gadus morhua chromosome 21, gadMor3.0, whole genome shotgun sequence:
- the clu gene encoding clusterin: MLMLMMMMKKKATKTLAVVALLLVSAANGILSPTDHDLSQMSQLGEKYLDKQIENAINGVKEMKSIMDKSSDEHKTFLNSLEETKLKKEEALRTAQEMETKLEQEEEVCNETMRALWEECKPCLKNTCVKYYSRTCSSGAGMVGRQLDRVLNRTSPFSIWINGENVETLEKESERQNQRFHSLEDKYSEVEDGVDGIFSDSMKVFDHMRSLDPPLFPFRMPSLWGQKQHRSQPEALAGEIRVARSPLQEPSFHGFQSMFFPMMESARDLFSHMGPMVDGDGDMEAPTSEDGSVNEDVVITKPFGTGQMTCREIRRNSAGCIKLREECQKCKDIKNLDCSGRKPLEGPLKAELEEALAAAERLTQLYSALLRSFEERMYNTSAVLDFLNQQFSWVSSLANSTDTKNPIFQVQAVISKERQEKGGEENEPSQTEVSVHLFDAPPMTLQVPGDIPWSEPKFTEVVAQKALDRYKEGSVVVK; the protein is encoded by the exons atgttgatgttgatgatgatgatgaagaaaaaGGCCACCAAGACCCTGGCCGTGGTGGCGCTCCTCCTGGTCTCCGCTGCCAACGGCATCCTGTCTCCAACGGACCATGACCTCTCCC AGATGTCACAGCTGGGCGAGAAGTACCTGGATAAACAGATTGAGAACGCTATCAACGGCGTGAAGGAGATGAAGAGCATCATGGACAAGTCCTCCGACGAACACAAGACATTCCTGAACAGCCTTGAGGAGACCAAGCTGAAGAAAGAG gagGCCCTGCGCACGGCCCAGGAGATGGAGACCAaactggagcaggaggaggaggtgtgcaACGAGACCATGCGGGCCCTGTGGGAGGAGTGTAAGCCCTGCCTGAAGAACACCTGCGTCAAGTACTACTCCCGCACCTGCAGCAGCGGAGCGGGGATGGTGGGACgccag CTGGACAGGGTCCTGAACAGAACCTCGCCCTTCTCCATCTGGATCAACGGGGAGAACGTGGAGAcgctggagaaggagagcgagagacagaaccaGCGCTTCCACAGCCTGGAGGACAAATACTCTGAGGTGGAAGACGGCGTGGACGGCATCTTCTCTGACAGCATGAAG gTGTTCGACCACATGCGCTCCTTGGACCCCCCGCTCTTCCCCTTCCGCATGCCCAGCCTGTGGGGGCAGAAGCAACATCGCAGCCAGCCTGAAGCGCTGGCCGGCGAAATCCGCGTGGCTCGCTCCCCGCTCCAGGAACCCAGCTTCCACGGCTTCCAGAGCATGTTCTTCCCCATGATGGAGTCGGCCAGGGACCTCTTCAGCCACATGGGCCCCATGGTGGATGGTGATGGCGACATGGAGGCCCCCACCTCTGAGG ACGGCAGTGTCAACGAAGACGTGGTTATCACCAAACCTTTTGGCACCGGCCAGATGACCTGCAGGGAGATCCGGCGAAACTCTGCCGGCTGCATCAAGCTCCGTGAGGAGTGCCAGAAGTGCAAGGACATAAAGAATCTGG ACTGCTCGGGCAGAAAGCCCCTGGAAGGACCCCTAAAggctgagctggaggaggccctGGCCGCGGCCGAGCGCCTGACCCAGCTCTACAGCGCCCTCCTCAGGAGCTTCGAGGAGCGCATGTACAACACCTCCGCCGTGCTGGACTTCCTGAACCAGCAGTTCAGCTGGGTGTCTAGCCTGGCCAACAGCACCGACACCAAAAACCCCATCTTCCAGGTGCAAGCG GTGATCTCTAAGGAAAGGCAGGAGAAGGGGGGTGAGGAGAACGAACCGAGCCAGACCGAGGTGTCCGTCCACCTCTTCGACGCCCCCCCTATGACCCTGCAGGTGCCGGGGGACATACCCTGGTCCGAACCCAAGTTCACCGAGGTGGTGGCCCAGAAGGCTCTGGATCGCTATAAGGAGGGCTCAGT GGTTGTCAAGTAA